AACCCGTGGTCGTTCAGGGCCGTCTTGAACTCCCTGACGATGCGGTCGTGTTCTCCTGCACTGGCGTCAATGGGCACCAGGTCGTTGTCGTGGAGGTTGACGCCGTAGGCGCCCAGTGCCGCCAGCTTCTCCACGACGTAGGGTGCGGGGAGGGGTTGGCGCGTGGGTTCGCCGAAGGGGTCGCGGCCGACGTTGCCGACCGTCCACAGGCCAAAGGAGAATCTGTGTTCGGGTTTGGGTTGGTAAGGGCTCACCGTCTCACCGCGACCACTCGGCCGGCGTCCACTTCCGCTCGCTCTTGGCGCTCTCCACCGTCTTCTCGATAAAGTGGACGCCCCTTGCGCCGTCGTAGACGGTGGGGAAGTCGCGCTCGAGCGCGCCCGGCTCGCGGTCCTCCCGTTTCGCGCGGATGGTATCACCGGCGTTCTTGTAGATGTTGGCGAAGGCTTCGATAAAGGCCTCGGGATGACCCGTCGGCAGCCGCGTGGCCCGCTGCGCCGGCTCACAGAGGTAGGCGTTGCCGCGCTTCAAGACCTGCATGGGGCCCTCAAGGGGCTTGAACACCAGAGAGTTCGGGTCTTCCTGCTGCCAGCTGAGCGAGCCCTCGCTGCCGTAGACGCGAATCCGCAGGTCGTTTTCCTCGCCCGTCGAGATCTGCGAGGCGATCAAGACGCCCTTGGCGCCGCCCGCAAAGCGCAGCAAGAGGTTGCCGTCGTCGTCGAGCCTGCGGCCCGAGACGAAGGTGCTCAGGTCGGCGCAGATGTGTGACAGCTCGAGGCCGGTCACGGTGCTCACCAGGTTCTCGGCGTGCGAGCCGATGTCGCCGATGGCCCCGGCAATGCCCGAGCGTGACGGGTCGGTGCGCCACTCGGCCTGTTTGGAGCCCGAACCCTCGAGCTTGCCCACCAGCCAGCCCTGGTTGTACTCGACGATGACCTTGCGAAGCTCGCCCAACCTCCCCTGGCGGACCAGCTCCCGGGCCTCCTTGACCATCGGGTAGCCCGTGTAGTTGTAGGTGACGGCGAAGACGACGCCGGTCTTTTCGACCACCGCGATGAGCTTCTTGGCCTGCTCCGAGCTATGCACCAGCGGCTTGTCGCAGATCACGTTGAAGCCGGCCTCGGCAAAGGCGTGGGCGACAGGGAAGTGCAGATGGTTGGGGGTGACGATCGAAACGAAGTCGATTCTTTCATCCGCGGGGCGGGCCCGTTCGC
The nucleotide sequence above comes from Deinococcota bacterium. Encoded proteins:
- a CDS encoding Gfo/Idh/MocA family oxidoreductase yields the protein MVAGKDSLGVGKLKMGMVGGGQGAFIGAVHRKAAALDGEIAFTAGALSSTPDKAKASGRELGLADERTYGSWEEMLERERARPADERIDFVSIVTPNHLHFPVAHAFAEAGFNVICDKPLVHSSEQAKKLIAVVEKTGVVFAVTYNYTGYPMVKEARELVRQGRLGELRKVIVEYNQGWLVGKLEGSGSKQAEWRTDPSRSGIAGAIGDIGSHAENLVSTVTGLELSHICADLSTFVSGRRLDDDGNLLLRFAGGAKGVLIASQISTGEENDLRIRVYGSEGSLSWQQEDPNSLVFKPLEGPMQVLKRGNAYLCEPAQRATRLPTGHPEAFIEAFANIYKNAGDTIRAKREDREPGALERDFPTVYDGARGVHFIEKTVESAKSERKWTPAEWSR